ACCATTGATTCATTTTCCCTACAATTTGTTCTGTTGCTCGCACATCTTTAAAAGATGGCAACTGTGCCAGTAGCGTTTCTTTTGGTGCCTTTGTATCTTTACCTTTTTTCTGCAAAATCAAGATACTCTTAGCTTGATTTTCATCACGGAATATACTAGATGGTAGCTGTAACAACCCAATAATATGTACGTTTTGTTGCAAATAAACATGTAATTTGTCTGCTTGATCACTATCAAATAAGAAATTAGGTATTACAAAAAGTAAATAGCCACCTTCTTTTGTATAATGGATACTTTGTTCGATTAAAAGATGGTGTGAATAGGCGTGGCCTTCTGTCGAATTTAATTTGAATTGGCTTGACCTAACATCATCTGGATAATAACCTACTGGTAAATCAGATACGATTAAATCTACTGGTTCCAGCAAAAATGGCTGCAAACTATCTTGGTGGAAAAACTCAACTTCAGTTCTTTGTAGATTTGCGCTCATTAAGCTTAATTGTATAAGTGTAGGATCTATTTCACTTCCATAAGCCTGTTTTTTCATCGTTAATTGGTTTAGCACTGCCATCAACAAATTCGCAGAACCTGAAGCTGGATCAAAAACACGTAGGTTTTCTTTTGAACCTATTAGTTTTTGCGCTACATAACCAATAAACATTGCTACTGTATCTGGTGTGATTAAATGTTGCTGTTGTGTTGCACCTTTCATTCCCTTTAAGGTTGTTAACTGTATAACCTTGCGAATTTCTTCTCTATTTAATTCATCGAACGTAAACAACTTATTTTTATTATCTATTTCTTGCTGAACATCTTCTGTAAAAGCAGATGGAGCTATTTCCGTAACAATATACTCTAAACAGATTGTCAATCCTTCTATATACGTTACATTCATTTTTTCTTGTAAATATTCAACCATTTCATCTAATAGTTTAAAATGCTTTTCGACATTTTCCTGAGCCATAAAATCTCTTCCTTCCTATCTAAAATCCAATCATGTCCACCCTTTGTGAATATGCAAAAAAGAATGCCATCAATATTATGAAGGCATTCTCTTGATATGTCTAGCAATTTAATTATTTATCTGAGTCATCCGATTTTCCTTTATTCGAAAGCAAATCTTTCATTTTTTCTAAAGCTTGTGGTGCAACATCTACTAATTTTTCATATAAGTGTGTTTGTTGGTCTAAATGAATCATTTCTACACCTTGCTTGTTTGCTACTAGGAAGGCTACAGGCGTTATTGTAACCCCTCCACCACTGCCTCCACCGAACGGCCTTTTTGGCGAGTCTTCCTCATCATTTTTTGATTCACTTTTACCAAATTCACTACCACCAGCAGCAAAACCAAATCCCACTTTTGATACTGGGATAATAATACTTCCATCGGGTGACTCAATCGGCTCACCTACTATAGTATTTACATCTACCATTGCCTTTAAACTTTCCATTGCTGTTGACATTAGTCCTTCAATAGGATGTGGATTAGTCATACAATTGCCTCCTCATGCAGTTTCAACGTTGTTGACTCGTTATTTACTATTCCATTTTCCGACTTGCATCATGGTATAAATAGCTTGCCCTAAGCGCATAGAAAAAATACATGTACAATTTGAATTAACTAACCTTTGTTGAAACACTGGTGTTACTTTAAATTCTGGACTTTCTTTTATATTTACAAATTGGTCTAAAACAGCACCTATACAACCTTTTACTGTCCAACAAAGTCCAGCCAACAATCCTGTACTCGTTGCTTCGGCAGTGCCAATAGTAGTTTCCCAATTAAGAGAATGCATATTGACTTTTTTTAATCTTGCTCTAATCAATTTGTGGAATTTTTGATTTTTTCTATAAAGCTTTATCTGTGGTTTTACTTTTTCTTGTGATTGATTAAAAAATGTTTGAATCGACTCTATCAAATCCATTGCTTCCTCTTCAAATACATCCTTTAAAACAATTTCATACGCTCTTTCATGCATTTTTATTCCTGCTACATGAATAATAATAGTAGCTGTCATTATTTCTTGACTGCACTCCAAATAAAGTTTCACTTTTATCGATAAACACATCACTAGTAGTAGCAGTATAAGTAAAATTAATAAGAAGATTAAAATGATAGCATACATATTCTAAAACACCTCCATAGTAACAGTATGGCGATCAAACAATATCCTAAACAGATAACGCGTTTAATATTGGTTGATAATGGTTATAAGTAGAATAGTTAGCTTTTACAATTGGGAGGAATTTTATGTCAAATAATAAAAATATATATTTTTATTATCAAAAAGAGAATGTTTCAAAGGAAGAATTAATTAAATTATTTCAAGCTAGTGATCAGAACGGATTTTCAATTGTGAAAAATCATCAAGATGCAGATATAATTGTATGTATCGGAGATGATGGTACTTATCTACAAGGTGTTCGTCACACTGGTTTTCTTGATAATTGCTTATATGTTGGTTTATCTAAGGAAAATGAGGTTGGACTATATGCTGACTTTTCAACAGATCGTATTCATGAGCTATTTGATGCATTAATTTCTAAAGATATCAAAAAACAAAAGTTCCCAATTATAGAAGTATCTATAAATGGAGAGGCACCATTCTATTGTTTAAATGAAGCTAGTGTAAGGTCTTCTATTATTAAAACAATAGTTATTGACGTCTATATTAACGATAGTTATTTTGAGCGCTTTAGAGGGGACGGCTTAATTGTAGCTACACCAACTGGTAGTACTGGGTATAATAAATCAATTTCAGGGGCTATTGTAGATCCTAATATCCCTTGTTTTCAAATGACAGAACTTGCTTCGATAAACAATAATAATTATCGAACATTAGGATCATCATTAGTATTGGGAGAAAATAAAAAATTGCGCTTAGAAATATTACAGGACGGTAATGATTATCCTGTTATTGGATTAGATAATGAAGCCTACTCTATTCGCAATATTAGAGATATATCATTTACAATGAGCGCGAAAACAATTCAGACAATACAATTATCGCAAAATAGTTATTTCGATCGATTAAAACAACTGTATTTATAATGCACCAACCTAAAAAAACAGCTCAACTGAGCTGTTTTTTATTATTTACGCTGATACATAATAGTTCCATCGACTACCGTCTTTTGAACTTTACTAGTGTGAATTGACTCCTTCTCTATCTTAAATAAGTCTTGATCAAATACCGTAAAATCTGCTACATAGCCAGGTAAAATCATGCCACGATCTTGTTCATGGTCAATAACATATGCACTTCCTTTGGTATATAAGGAAACCGCTTCATAAACAGATAGTTGCTCTTTTTCATTATAAATTCTACCGTCTAGACTTGATTTTCGTAAAACAAACGCCTCGATTCCTAATAAAGGATCCACTTCTTCAATTGGTGCATCTGATCCTGCTGCACAAGGGATTTCTTCTTGTAAAAATGTCTTCCAAGGATACGAGTTATTTGCCCGAATTGCTCCTAGCCTTTCTATCACCCAAGGGAAATCGGAAGATACAAATGTAGGTTGAATATCTAATACTACATTTATTTGTTTTAATGCTTTTATTACGTTTGGATTGATAACTAAAGAATGAATAATGCGATCTTTTCTATTGTTCTTTAATGGATACTTTGCCAGCAACCTTGCAATTGTTAAAATAGCTTGATCTCCTATCGCATGAACTGCAATCGGCATTTCTAGTTGACGTGCACGTTTGATTAGTACTTCTAAACTTTCTGGCCTATGAATAGCGATACCATAATTAGATGTGTCATCTGAATAGGCTTCTTGTAGCCAAGCAGTTCGACCACCTAGTGCCCCATCAGAAAAAATCTTCATTGCACCTAGCGAGACATAATCATTACCAGAACCGTAGGCTAAACCTTGTTCATACATATCTTCTATAACTTCATGATGGACAAGTAAATGTGCGCGGAATTTTCGCGTGATCCCATCTATTCCTGCATGAAATGCTTGCCACGTTTTATCAAAGCTATCAGCACCATAATAGGCGAGATCCTCACTGTGTCCACCTACTAGACCTAATCGCAATAAATCATCAACTGAGGTAGTAACTAAATCTCTTAATTCTTTCGTTGAAATATCTGGAATAGCTTGTTTAACTAAATCCTGTGCGTTATCCAAAAAGTAACCCGTTAGCTCTCCTGATTTATCACGGACTATTTTGCCACCTTGTGGATCCATGGCTTCTTTATTTACATTTGCTAGTTCGATTGCGTTGGAATTTGCAATTATAGCATGACGACAAACGCGCGTTAACATAATCGGATGATTTGTTGTAATTTCATCTAGTTCTGTTTTATGAATAACACGTGGATCTTCCCACTGATTTTCATTCCAACCTTCACCAATTAACCATGATCCATTACTTAATCCTTTAATACGGTCTTTAACAGCAAATAATACTTGTTCTGGACTAGTCATCTTCGATAAATCTAAATGAACTATTTTTTCACCGTGTCCGATAATATGTAAGTGACTATCAACAAAACCGGGAAACATTACATTTCCTTTTAAATCTTGATATTCCTTAATAGCTTTCTCATACTTTTCTTTTAATTTATGTAAATGACCACTTTCAATAATATAACCATTTTCCGTATAAATTGCTTCTACAGTTTCTCCTATTTCTCTCATCGTGTATATCGTACCACCATACCATAATGTACCCATCAACTGATTCTCCCTTTATTTGCCTTACTCCTTATAAAAAGCTAAAAGATGATAATTGAAGCAATTCCCTTATATAAAAGATAGCAAATTTTCTACATATTTAAAAGAGTAGTGCTCAGATTGAGCACTACTCATGTTTATGCCATTTTTATTATGATTGTTGTGATTGTCCGCTCATTTGTTGCTCTGCCATTTGAACTAGACGTTTTGTTATTTCTCCACCAACTGAACCGTTAGCACGAGAAGTAGTATCAGCTCCAAGACTTACACCAAACTCTTGCGCAATTTCATATTTCATTTGATCTAATGCTTGGCTAACGCCAGGTACTACTAAGTTGTTTGAACTGTTGTTGTTACTTGCCATGACTTCTTCACCTCCTCTGTGGTACATCTATAGAATGTGCACGAAGGAGTAAAACAATACAATAAAATAATTGGTAGTTGTTTCATCTATCACCTAAATTTGCGTATTGCCTTTTAAAACAGGTCTGTCATGGGATCTGTCTCTTTTGAATTAGTAGAAATCATAATGACTTCAATATTATCAAGAATATCTTGGATATCTTTTTCTATATCCATTTGCTCTTCAAAATAAACTACTTTATCTAGTTTTGGTTTTGTTTTAGGCGCTTTAGGTACAAATACAGTACAGCAATCTTCAAATGGACGAATTGAAATACCGTATGTTCCGATTCTCTCAGCGATTGTGATAATTTCTTCTTTATCCATCGCAATTAAGGGTCTTAATATTGGATAGCGCGTAATATTATTTATAGCATGCATGCTTTCCATCGTCTGACTCGCAACTTGTCCTAAACTATCTCCCGTTGTAATAGATAGGATGCCTTCCTTTTTCGCAATTTTTTCACTAATTAACATCATCATTCTTCGCATTACTGTCATAGAATAACCATAGGGTATTTCTCGATGAATCTTCTGTTGCAATGTAGTAAAAGGAACAATATGAACAGTCACTTTCTTACCGTAATTTGCCAATTCAGCTGCTAAATCCAAGACTTTTTGCTTTGCTGCTTCACTTGTGAATGGTGGAGAATGAAAGTGTACCGCCTCTACATGCACGCCTCTTTGCATTGTTAAGTAACCAGCTACTGGGCTGTCGATGCCTCCAGATAATAGTAACAATGACTTTCCTGCAGTTCCAACTGGCAACCCGCCAGCTCCTTTGGTTCTTTGTGAGGTAATATATGTGGCATCAGTTCGAATATCTAAATGTACTTCTACATCAGGATGATGCACATCGACTGTATAATCTTCCGTATTCGTCAGCAGATGTGAGCCTACTACATGATTAAACTCCTGCGAACCAATCGGGAAATCCTTATTTGCTCTTTTCGTTGTTATTTTAAATGTTTTAACGTTCTCTGCTTCTTTTAAAGCAAATAATGCTGCGTCTTTAATTTGATCTGGATCATTTTCTACTTTGATTGCTATACTCAAACTTTGAATACCAAAAATATATTTACATTTTTCCATTATTTTCTGCGGATCTTCTCCATTTAACATTATAGACATACGATCACGAGCATTTTTAATTTTCACTTTTGGAAATCCTTGAAGTTTGTTTCTAATATTTTCATGTAGTTGATATATGAAAATCTTTCTATTCTTACCTTTTAAAGCCAATTCACCGTATCGAATTAATATATGGTCATATAACATTTTATCTACCCCATTACTTTACTCAATTGTTGTATCACTTTTTTTAACGATCTACTGAATAGTTCAATCTCTTCTTTTGTATTTTGATAAGACAAGCTAATCCTCAATGCTGAGGTTGTTCGATTATGCGGAAAACCTGCAGCTTTTAAAATTGCACTTTCATCTGGTTTTTTCGATGAACATGCAGATTTAGTTGAGATGAATATATCTCGTTCACCTAATGCGTGAATTACTACTTCAGGTTTATAACCAGGTATTGAAATATTTAAAATATGTGGTGCCTGATTTTCTACTGTATTAATTTTAACTGAAGTGATCAACTCTAATTCATCTCGTAACTGTTTATTTAGCTTATATAGGTGAGCATGGTCTGTTTCTTCCTTTTCTGTAATTAGACGCATTGCCTTGACTAAAGAAACGATTCCAGCCAAATTCTCTGTACCAGACCGATAATTCATTTGTTGATGGCCACCATGAAATAAGGGAAATAGGTTGGTACCTTTTTTAATATACAATAATCCGGTTCCTTTTAATCCATGAAATTTATGACCCGAAATAGTCCATAAATCAATTCCGCTATCAGCTAATTGCAAAGGAATTTTTCCAAATCCTTGGACATCATCAACATGAAAATAGGTAGTAGGTATATCTTTTACAAGTTGTCCAATAGCTTTAATGGGTTGAACTGTTCCTAACTCATTGTTTACATGCATCACACTTATTAAAATTGTTTCCTTTGTAAGAGCTGCTTTCACATCATCAATCTCCACAATCCCATCATGATTCACAGGTAAATAAGTAACTTTAAAGCCTAATGTTTCTAATGATTCACATGCTTCTATAACAGAAGGATGCTCAATTTGAGTTGTAATTATATGCTTACCATGACTTTGATGTGCTAAAGCAATTCCTTTTATTGCCGTATTATTCCCTTCCGTTCCACCGGAAGTAAAAATAATCTCACTTTGATCAACAGAAAGAATAGCAGATGCTTGTTGTTGTGCTTTACGAAGCAATGTTCCTGCATCAATACCGAAACGATGAATAGATGAAGGATTACCATAAAATTGTTTTGAAACCTGGTTGAAACTATCTAATACATCTTTATATGGCTTTGTTGTAGCGCTATTATCAAAATAAATCATTGAGAGTCTCCTTAATTTCCTTTTTGCATTGAAATATCTTAACATAGTTCGTCCACATTGGAAAGATGCTGTTTCCTTTAAAAAGTGCATTCAAAAACCCCTCACTATCAGTAGCAAGGGGCATCATAAAATAAGGAACTCACTAATTTATTCTTTACCAATATTTAAAGCAGCTAACAGTTCATCAATGGATACAGCATTATCTACTTCAAAATCATACAATATGTTTTGGTCTATATTTGTATTATCCGCAAGTTGTACATCTTGATTCTCTTCATCCATACTTTCAACTGGCATGTCTTGGTCTGCACTATTTGTTTCTGAGTCTACTTGCTTAAATCTATTCGTTTGATTACTCAAGGCAACTTCTTCTCGTACAGAAGTTGTGTGTTGTTTAGCCATTAATTCAGGAGAATCTCTCCCAATTAAAATGATAAAGAACACGATCCATATAATCACTGCTGAGCTACTTAGTCCAATAATCATCCATTTCTTGATGTTCATGTTTAGTTTCCTTTCTAACTTGGAACTTGTATGCGAGTTTCCAGACGTTTTAACGCACCTGGGTCAATTTCTTCTAATGCATTTGCAGCTGTCTCTAGCGCGCCTTCATAAGCGTAATCTCGAAACTGCTTTTCTGATTCTGCCAATTTCGCAGCTAGTAATGGGTATTTACTACGGTAGCGATTTGCATATTGAATAACTGTTTCAACTAAATATGCTTGCTCAAGTAATAAATTAGTGTCTTCAATCATTGTTTGAACAGAAGTTTCAGCTTCTATTAATACATGTTGCACTTGACCCATATCAAGTGGCTGCTTCGCAAGACTTTCCATTACAAGATTACTTTTTCTTGATGCCTCTTCTAAGCTATTCCATAAAAATGACGGTACGCCAGGAATATTACTTTTTTGTAGTTTTTTGTTTGTATCAAACAAATCCCTTTTTAATTCTTCTACTTTCTTTTTGGCTTCTAATTCATCCTTACGTATTGTCCGTACTTGTTCTTTAAAATCTTGATGAGAAGTCTGTAACTGTTGTAAATCTTGGTAGCTTGTTTCTAATTGATCACGCAGTGCAACGTATGTCTGTTTATCATTTTGTAAATCTGTTTCAATTTGTTCAAGTTGACGTTGTAATTGATGAATCCACTTTTCTAAATTCGAATATAGTTCTAGATCACTTTCTTCTAAATAATAGGTTTGTTGTAAAGTTTCTACTTCTTCATTTGTTGCATCGAAGTCGACCGTTACTTCTTCTATTAATTTTTTAAAGTTAATTAAATGTTTTTCGATATAAGACTTAGCCTGGGCCTCTTTCTCTAATAAAGCATAAATTTCATTAACTCGTTCATCAATCGATTGTAGTAAATCTGAAATTTCTTCTACATCGCCCTTTTCAAGTTGTTTCACGCAATTTTCTAGCTCATTTTGATAACTAGACAACTCTTTTTCCAAACCTAAATGTTCAATTCGATAACCCTGTTCCTTCATTTCTTTTACACCTGTCAAAAGTTCACGAATTTGTTCAGGTAGTTCTCGATTGCATTTTTTATAAATGATTGGAAACTCTTCTATTTTTACTGTTAGATGATTTAAATCAGTTTTTAAGTCCTCAACGAATTGTTTCGCCTCAAAGTAATTACCTAATTCAATAGCAGTAAAATATTGATCTAACAGTTGTTGCAATTCATTGATTTCTACTTCAAACCGAGCTTCAGCTTTTCCGTATAGATGTCGATTTTGTAAAAGTTCTCTTCTTAAATGTTTAATTTGTGGTTGTACTTCTTCAACTTCTTTACGACTTTGCTTTTCCGAATCAAGTAATTGATCTAATTCTACAAACATTTCTTCGATAGTTGATTCAATTCTTTGTAAAGTTTGGTCAACTGTTTTTAGATTTTTCTTAGCTTCTGAAACACGAAATCTATCAGCTGCTTCTTCAGCATCTAACAAATACTCTTCAATATCTGGAAGTTCTCTTGTTAAGATTTGATCCCAACTAACTTTCCAACCTTCAAATTTTTCTTGCGTCTCACCAGACAAGTTTAAACTTTTCACTCTTTGTAATTCCGTTGTCACATTACGATTCATGATATCCATTTTCCAGCTTTCATGCTTATCTACTTCATCATATATTCTTTTGCGTAATAGTAAACCGACAATTATCAATGCAATTACAACGAGAATAACTCCTATGATGTAAGCCACCATGTTAATCCCCCTTAAACAAATAACAATCTTCTATAGTATTGATACACTTATCATTTTCTCAACAGTTCATCTAATAAATTAACATTCTAATAAAGAATATGTAGTAATCTTATGATACCATGTTACACACTTATTTTGCTAAAAAAAATCAAATTATTTATCAAAATGACATTTTTCTTTATATTTTTTTCTGAAACACTTAAAATAATGACATTTTCTTCATTTTTCTTTCGTATTAATTGCCTTATACACTACCTGTAAGCTATACTATTTTTTATAAGAAATATCCATACAGGGGGTAATTTACATGGGAGCTATTCAAACAGATACAAATTCACGTGAAAAAGATTATCAGCTTTTACTCAAGCAAGTGGAAGCATTAATAGAGGACGAAAAAGATTTAATAGCAAATTTATCAAATGCAACAGCATTATTAAACCAATTTCTAAAAGAAATAAACTGGGTTGGTTTCTATCTACTGAAACAAAATGAGCTTGTTTTAGGACCATTTCAAGGACTACCAGCTTGTGTTAGAATTTCAGTTGGAAAAGGTGTATGTGGAACAGCTGTAAGTGAGCGTAAGACCCAAAGAATTGCTGATGTTAATCAGTTTCCTGGGCATATCGCATGTGATGCAGCAAGCCAATCTGAAATTGTTGTTCCACTTATCGTAAATGAAGAAGTAATAGGTGTATTGGATATTGACAGTCCGAATCTCGATCGCTTTGATCAACTTGATCAAGAATACTTAGAGAAATTCGTTACTGTTATTCAAAAATATCTTTAAAAAGAAAGGCCTTTATCATCTGATAAAGGCCTTTCTTTTTAAAGTTTAGCTACTCCATTTTTACCGAGACGTTTTGCTTCATATAATGAGCGATCCGCTCGATCAAAAATAGCATTCATTTTTTCAGGATTACTTTGATCCCAGCAAGCTATCCCAATCGATACGGTTATCTTTGGTTCTGTACGCATCTCAATTAATTTAACAAGTGTAGACGCTACTTCCATACCTTTTTCGAGGTTACATTCAGGTAAATAAACTGCCAATTCCTCGCCACCCCACCTAGCTGCAAAACCATCATTTTTCACGTTATTTTTAATAATGTTTGCAACTTGGATAATCAATTCATCTCCAACATCATGGCCATACGTATCATTAACATGCTTGAAATCATCGATATCTAGCAATAAGAATATACCTTCTCGATCTGTTTCCAAGTGTTGTTTACATTTTTCATCTAAATATTTACGTGAATATAGTTTTGTTAGATAATCAGTAATAACTAGATTTTCTAACTGTTCACGTAACATGGAGTTAACAAAAGCTAGTGTCGAGTGATGAACAATCGATTTAATTAATTTGAAATTCTCAAAAGAAAAGAAATACGGATTTTTATGTAAAATGATAATTGCACCTTTTAGTTGATCTGATTGGATCATCGGCATGACCATCACTGCCTTTAAGCCAAACGAACGATTCGGATATTTCTTCGTAAAATCCCCAACAAATATCGCATCTTTTTCTTCCTGCAATATTTGAAGCATTTCCTCTATAAACACACTTGCGTCTGTTGTATCAAAAAAAGGTGTTGATTCATGCAAGATCTGGTATTTCTCCTCTTCTTCATTTAATAAAACAAAGCCAATCTCTTCAGCATGAAATGAATCTTGCAATTGTTGCTTCATAAACAGTGTTGTTTCATTTAAACGTAAGTTAGAGTTTAACTTATGCGAGATCTCATTTATTAATTGTAAATCCGCTATTAATTGGTTCGATTGCTGATAAAGTTGAGCATTCTCTAATGCATTACCTGCTGTACTTGCTAATAACCGAATGAATTCTACATCACTTTCCGGGAATTTGGAAATATTATAGGCAGTAATTTGTAATACACCATACGTACCTTGTTTCCCATGCAATGGCGCAAACAAGCGTGATTTATTTTTATCGACTTCTAATTTAATTTCTCCAGTTAAAAATGCTTTCACACTTAATTTTTCAGCGAATTCTTCGTTATATATTAATTCTTTAACAGGTAATTTCTTATCACTTTGGTAATCACGGGATAAAAATAAATTACAACTAAAGTCAGGATAAATATATTTTATAGCATCAACAATTTCTGTTAACACATCATTCGTATTCATAGTTGAATGAAACTTTTGGGTCACTCTGTACATTAATTCATATTTACTTGCCTGCTCCATCATCTGTGAGTAATCATCCAAACCATTTAATAGAGAATTTATTTCCGAAGCTACTTTTTCTAAAAAATGATAAAATTGATCATTATCATCTAACTCTGTTTCAAAGGCAATTAACATATAACCAACTTTGGTATCCATTTTATTTAACGCTACTAAAAAGGCAGGATAATCATACTGTTGAAGAAAAGCATCTTGTCCATTGTAAATATTAAACGCTGAATGATACCGTTTGTTTTCTTCTTTACTTAAAATGCCATCAGAAAATAAATACCTTCTAAATGAATTTTCACCATTTGAAGCTATTTTCACTAATTCAAAGTCGTCTTTCCAATGATCATACAAATATACTCCGACATGACTAGCATCTGTAAGTTGTTTGATTTCTGTCACCATCTTATTTACTAATTCTTCTTGGTTATGAATGGTAGAAATCAATTCTTTTGAAAATAGTTTCTCAAATCTCTCTTCGGCAACTTTCATGTTCTCACCTATCCTATTATAATAAGTTAATATGGATCTAGACAAAGTGTGTTATA
The nucleotide sequence above comes from Paraliobacillus zengyii. Encoded proteins:
- a CDS encoding GAF domain-containing protein translates to MGAIQTDTNSREKDYQLLLKQVEALIEDEKDLIANLSNATALLNQFLKEINWVGFYLLKQNELVLGPFQGLPACVRISVGKGVCGTAVSERKTQRIADVNQFPGHIACDAASQSEIVVPLIVNEEVIGVLDIDSPNLDRFDQLDQEYLEKFVTVIQKYL
- a CDS encoding sensor domain-containing diguanylate cyclase, whose product is MKVAEERFEKLFSKELISTIHNQEELVNKMVTEIKQLTDASHVGVYLYDHWKDDFELVKIASNGENSFRRYLFSDGILSKEENKRYHSAFNIYNGQDAFLQQYDYPAFLVALNKMDTKVGYMLIAFETELDDNDQFYHFLEKVASEINSLLNGLDDYSQMMEQASKYELMYRVTQKFHSTMNTNDVLTEIVDAIKYIYPDFSCNLFLSRDYQSDKKLPVKELIYNEEFAEKLSVKAFLTGEIKLEVDKNKSRLFAPLHGKQGTYGVLQITAYNISKFPESDVEFIRLLASTAGNALENAQLYQQSNQLIADLQLINEISHKLNSNLRLNETTLFMKQQLQDSFHAEEIGFVLLNEEEEKYQILHESTPFFDTTDASVFIEEMLQILQEEKDAIFVGDFTKKYPNRSFGLKAVMVMPMIQSDQLKGAIIILHKNPYFFSFENFKLIKSIVHHSTLAFVNSMLREQLENLVITDYLTKLYSRKYLDEKCKQHLETDREGIFLLLDIDDFKHVNDTYGHDVGDELIIQVANIIKNNVKNDGFAARWGGEELAVYLPECNLEKGMEVASTLVKLIEMRTEPKITVSIGIACWDQSNPEKMNAIFDRADRSLYEAKRLGKNGVAKL